The Flavobacteriales bacterium genome contains the following window.
CAACCTCGGCCTCGGGCTGAAGATCAAGAGCGTTGCCATCGACTACGCGCTCACCAACATCGGCACCGTAGGCAATGCGCTCATCAGCAACGTGTTCTCGTTGCGGTTCGACATCAACAAGAAGACCTCGTCATGAGAAGACCCGTACTGCTGGCGGTCCTGTTGTTCATCGTTGGTGTTGCCAAGGCCCAGCCCTATGGCAACGAATGGATCGACTTTGGCAAGCAGTACTGGAAGGTGGGCGTTGTGGTGCCGGGGTTCGGTCTTGAGTCCATTTTCCGCATTGACAGCACCGCGCTGGCACAGAGCGGCTTCCCCGTTGGGGAGGACCCGCACCGCTTCCAGCTCTGGGGCCGCGGCCAGGAGTGGCCCATTTTCATCCAAGGTGAGGCGGACAGTGTCTTCAACATTGGCGACTTCATCGAGTTCTACACCGAGGACAACAACGGCTGGAACGAGGCGGAGCACTGGGAGAACCCGGCTTACCAGAACGGGACGTCAATGAGCCTTTATGAGGATTCGATCTTCTACTTCCTCACGCTTGCCGACCCGGGCCAATCTCCATTGCGCATCCATAGCTACCAGAACACCGACTTCGGCGGGTTGGCCTTGCGCACATGGGCGTTCGGCGAAAGCGTTGTGATGAACACGAACGGCTATGTGAAAGGCGAACGCGACGGGTGGTCCGGTGCAAGCACCGGTTTCATGGGCAGCGGCGAAGGCTGGCTCTACAGCCATATCAACGACGTGTCGAACAATACCGCCGCCGCGTTCGACATGAACTTCCCGGCCCCGGGTTGGAACTACTACAACGGACCGGGAGCACCTGACGCTCAGCTCACCACCAAGGTGTTCGGCGGGTCGGAGAACTGTTCATTCTACCCCACGCACAACGTGCAGTTGCTGTTCGGGCCCACGGGCAGCCAAACCGTTGTGATGCACGATACGCTGGGTCCATGGGAAACACGGCCCGTCGATATCACCATCCCGAACGCGCTGCTGCAGCCCGGTTCCAAGGTCACCTTGAATTCGCTGGACGGCCTTAACCTGAACTGCGTCCCGCAGAACCCGACCTTCATAAGCACCATCACGGACGTGCGTCTGGAGTTCCCACGCACCATGGACATGCTGGGCTCAGGCTATTTCAAGCTCTGGTTCCCTGATGACTCCCAGGAGAACGACGCCAACGTGGCGTTCACCAACGTCGGTGGGAATCCGGTCTTTCACGTCATCAACACCGATTCGGTTTTCCGAGTGGTGCCCACCTGGAACGGGGCCGCATGGCAAGCGCGCTTCCCCGCGAACAGCGCAGGGGATCGATCGTTGGTGGTGAGCGTGCCCTTCCCGATAGGCATTACGGGCATCAAACCGGTTTCCGCAACGGGCTATTTCCCCGATCTCGTGGCGAACCAACTGGACAGCGCGTGCATCATTGTCACGCACAAGTCGTTGCTGGGTGCTGCACAGCAGTACGCAACGATGCGTGAGAGCAGTCCGCGCAACCCCATGCCCACCATGGTGGTGGATGTGGAGGACCTTTACCTGCAGTACGGTGGTGGCGTGCCGAAAAGCGCCATGGCCATCCGCAAATTCGCGAAGCACCTGCTGGATGCTTGGAGCACCGATCCCCAAGCGTTGTTCCTCATTGGTAAGAGCGTGGTGGGCCCCACCATCGGCACCGATGGCGGCAGCCGCAGGCCCAATCCACCCAGTGCCTACACGCGCAATCTGGTGCCCACCTTCGGCTATCCGCCCTGCGACGTTTGTTTCACCATGGGCCTCAATGGGGATCCGAAACAGATGGCCATTCCCGTGGGCCGCCTGAGTGCCGAGACCGAACAGGAAGTGTTGGACTACATGGGCAAGATGCAGGCGTTCGAGAGCGATGCGGAGCCCGAGGAATGGATGAAGAACATCCTCCATTTCCGGGGTGGCTTCACGCAAGCGGAATGGCAGCTGTTCGATTACTACCTCAGCTCGTGGGAGAACATCGTCGAAGACAGCCTGCTGTTCTCCGGTGAGGTGACCAACTTCAGGAAGAACACCGGTAACCTCTTCGACCAGGCATCGGCCGACAGTGTCCGCACCTTCATCGAGGACAAGGGCGTAACGATGATGACATTCCTTGCGCATGCCAGCGGGCAAGGCTTCGACATCAACATCGACCAGCCTGGAGGCTATCAATGGAAAGAGCACCCGCTCATCCTTGGTAACAGTTGCTACAGCGGCAACATCCACCTCAACTACCAAGGTGGGGCGGGCAGCGCAAGCGAGAATTATGTCATAGCGGGCGACGCTGGCGCCATCGGGTTCATTGCTTCGGTGGACATCGGCACCACGAATTACCTGGGCCCCTATACCAACTACTTCTACCGCAGCTTCTGCTATGCCAACTACGGCAAGAGCGTCGGGCAGCACATGAAGTACGCCATTTTCGAGCAGCTGAGCGATTTCACGAGCATCAGCAATACGCACAACACCCATACCATGACACTTCATGGCGATCCTGCCATGGCACTGCCCAGCTGGCCCAAGCCGGAGTTCACCATTGCCGATGCGGACATCCGCATCATCCCGGAACAGGTCACTGCAGAGCTCGATACGTTCGTGGTGCAAGCGGTGGTGGAGAACATCGGCCGCGGATATGGCGAGCCCGTGGTGGTGCGCATGGACCGCACGTTGCCCGGCGGCGGCCTGGAGAGCTACCAGGTGCAGTTGGACAGCCTGCTGCTGCGCGATACCGTGGAGTTCAAGGTGCCGTTGTTGGACGACCAATTGGGCTCCAACACCTTCACGGTGATGATCGATCTGCAGCCCGATGAAATCCCCGAGCAGTGGCAAGAGGATCTCAACAACATGGCGTTTGCCACCACCAACATCATCAGCGCCGAACTGCTGCCCATCTGGCCTTACAACTTCGCCATCACCCCGGATGCCTCGCCTGTGCTGAAGGCCAGCACCAGCGACCCCTTCGCGCCGAGCGCTGCCTACGTCTTCCGGATCGACACTACCGACCTGTTCAACAGTCCGGTGATGGAGCAGGGTACCGTGACCGCCCCAGGCGGTGTGATCACTTGGCAGCCGCCCTCCATCTTCAACCTGAACAACAGCATCGATAGCCTCGTGTTTTTCTGGCGCTGCAGCCCTGATAGTGTGGACGCCACGGGCTACAAATGGCGTGAGAGCAGCTTCCAGCACATCCCCAATCGCGAGGGCTGGGGCCAGGCGCACTACTTCCAGTTCAAGAACGACAACTATAACAACGTGGTTTATGACCGCCCGAACCGCGAGTTCGACTTCTTCACCGGCAACCACGAGCTCAGGGTGAACGTGCTGGGGAACAGTGTGGGTGCGGGTAATGCGGTGAACGAGTGGTATATCGATCTGGAGGTACAGGAAGGTGGAGGATGTCAGAACGGACCCGCTTTCGTGGTTGGGGTCGTTGACCCAGGAACGTTCACAGCGTGGCGATCAGGACCGCGTGTCGGCCCGGGTTATTATGGGAACTTCAATTGGGTAAACAGCCCGACGCATTTTGGATGTCGACCGAGGTCTGAGAAGTACTTCATGTTCAAGCAGAACCTAGCACCGTCCTTGGACAGTCTGAGAGCGATGCTGGAGGACAGCATTCCGGTCGGCCACTATTTCGTGCTCTACACTTGGAAGAATTTGAACCGTAGTGCAACGGATGTTGGACTTGGTGCCGGATTCTACGACTACATGGTCTCCCTTGGTGCCGACAGTATCCGTAGTTGTCCGGACTTCGTTCCATACCTCTTCATCACCCGCAAAGGCTATCCTGGTGCCACTGAGGTCTGGGGCCAGACTTCCACCGACTTCATTTCCGGCACTTTCTTCTGCACCGTGGAAGGCAACCAAGGCCTGATGACCGGCCCGCCCACCATGCAGTTCACCGAGTACGAGGCGTTCTACTGGGACGAGAAACCGCTCAACGTGAACGACACCACCACCATGAAGCTGTGGAAGCGGGATGCCAGCGGGGCAGAGACGCTGGTGCAAGACCTCGCATCGCCCTTGGATTCATTGAACGGCCTCGATTCCATCGTGGACGCCGAGCAGTACCCCGAACTCCGCGTCGGCGCTTTCCTCACCGACTACCAATGGCCCGATGCAGTGCCAGCACAGATGAAGCGTTGGCAGATCATCGGCGAACCTGCTCCGGAGTGCGCCATCGACCCGCCGCTGGGCTATTTCGTGAACGTGGACAGCCTCTACGAAGGCCAGAACGGGCGTGTCGCGGTCGCTGTGCACAACATCAGCAACTACGCCATGGACAGCCTCTTGCTGGCCGCGTGGATCGTCGACGAGGCCAACAACCGCCGAGGCATCCACTACAAGCGCAATCCTCCACTGCCCGTGGGCGGCGTCATCATGGACACCATTTCCGTGAGCACAGAAGACCTGGGCGGCGGCAACTTCCTATTCATCGAGGCCAACCCCGTGGACAGCGCGACAGGTGTCTATGACCAGCCGGAACAGTACCACTTCAACAACTACGCCTCGTTGCGCTTCACCATCCAGGAAGACCTGGAGAACCCACTGTTGGACGTCACCTTCGATGGTGTGCACATCCTTGATGGCGACATCGTAAGCGCCAAGCCGGAGATCCAAATGACCCTCGACGATGAGAACACCACGCTCATCATGGACAGTCCCGCGGACACGGCCCTTTTCAAGGTGTTCCTCGCAGACCCCTCCGGAACGCTCAAGCGCATTTACTTCGTTGAAGGCGGCCAGGAGGTGATGCAGTTCGTACCGGCCGAGAACGGAAAGAACATTGCCAAGATCCTTTACCGACCCGCGCTCATCGCGGACGGCAAGTACTCACTGCAAGTTCAAGCGTCCGACGTCAGCGGCAATGCAAGCGGTGACAACACCTACAAGATCAGCTTCGAGGTGATGAACAAGCCGAGCATCACCAGCGTGCTCAACTACCCGAATCCGTTCACCACCAGTACGCGCTTCGTGTTCACCGTCACCGGTAGCGAGCCACCAACGCAGATGCGCATCCAGATCATGACCGTGAGCGGCCGCGTGGTGCGCACGGTAGATGCCGCTGAACTGGGCCCTATGCACGTGGGCCGCAACATCACCGAGTTCGCATGGGACGGCACCGACGAGTTCGGCGACCGCCTTGCGCGCGGCGTATACCTATATCGCGTGGATGCCCGCCTCAACGGACAGGACATCGAGCACCGCGATAGCGGCGCGGACCCATGGATCGAGAAGGGCATGGGCAAGATGTATTTGCTGCGGTAGTCCGGGGGCTACTTTCACCGCGCATGAAGCTGTTGGACCGGCGCGGTGGCCGCTATGCTTTCTCAGTTCTCTCGGGCCTGCTGCTGGCCGGTGCTTGGCCATGCATCGGCGACCTCACCCCACTGATCTTCATCGCCTGGGTGCCGCTCCTGGTGCTTCAGGAACACCTGCTCGAACGAGGTGCGCCGCCACGGACCGTCTATCCGCACATCCTGTTGGCCATGGCCGTCTGGAACCTCTGCACCACGTGGTGGTTGTGGTGCGTGAGCGAGCCGCTCGGCACGAAGGCCTTCACGCTCATCGGCCCCAATCTGGGCAACGTGCTGTTGATGTCCGTTCCGCTGGTGCTGGCGCGGCTGGTGCGCCGGTGGACCGGTCGCGGCCTCGGTGCGGTGGCCTTCGTGGTCTTCTGGCTGGCCTTCGAGCATTTCCACATGGATTGGGACCTCACATGGCCATGGCTCACGCTGGGCAATGTGTTCGCCAACCGCGTGGAATGGGTGCAGTGGTACGAATGGACCGGTCACATGGGTGGGTCGCTCTGGGTGCTGGTGTGCAATGCGCTTGTGGCTGTGACGGTGTTGCGGTGGAAGTCGGAACGGAGGTGGCGCGTGGCGGCTGCCCCGTTGGCGTGGGTGATGGTGCCGCTCCTCGGCTCAACTTGGTACGATCTGAACATCACCAATTGCGCTTGGGGTGATCGGAGGATGGAGGTCGTAATCGTGCAGCCCAATATCGACCCGTACAACGGCAAGTTCGCGCTGGACCCACTGGTGCAACTGGAGGGCATGCTGGCCCAGGCCGAAAGCCGGATGACCGACAGTACAAGGCTCGTAGTGCTACCGGAGACCGCCTTGCAAGAGGACTATGGTGCGCACATGGAGAACGGCCGTGTGGTGCTCGATGGGTTATGGGAAAACGACATCAATACTTCGCGTAGCGTATGGATGATCGAACGCTGGTTACAGAAGCATCCCAAGGTGCAGGTGCTAGCGGGCATGTCGGCGGGTCGCTTCTACCCTGCCGGTGAACCAGCGCCGATCACTTCGCGACCGTTCGGGCCCAACGGCGAGCACTACGATGCCTACAATGCTGCCGTGCTGATCGACACTTCCGGGGCCACACACCTGTACAACAAGAGCAAGCTGGTTCCCTTTGTGGAACTGATGCCCTTCGAGGAGGTGACCGGCTCCTTGGATGCCCTGGCGCTCGACCTGGGCGGAACCACGGGAAGCTTGGGCACACAAGAAGAGCGTTCCGCGTTGCCAGTGGCCGATGCCAGTATTGCACCGATCATCTGCTACGAAAGCGTCTATGGCGATTACGTGACGGGCTACCTAACCAACGGTGCCGACCTGCTCGTGATCATGACCAACGATGGATGGTGGGATGAGACCCCTGGCCACTTGCAGCATTTGGCGTATGGCCGCTTACGCGCCATCGAAACGCGCCGTAGCATCGTGCGGTGCGCGAACACGGGCATCAGCTGTTTCATCGATGCTTGCGGTCGGGTGGAGCAGCCCACGGCGTGGTGGGAGCCTGCTGTGATCGCGCAGCGTGTATCGCTCAATAGCGGGATGACCTTGTTCGCACGCACCGGTGATCTCATCGGGAAAGGTGCCTTTTGGGCCGCACCGCTCTTGTTCGCGGTGGCATTCTTGATGCGCCGTCGCAGTAGGATGGATTGAAAATGGAGAAGCCCCGACTCGTCGGGGCTTCTCCACAAGATCATTTGAAGGATCAGTTCAACACCACCTTCCTGCTGAACTGCTCGGTGGCATTATGCATGCGCACCATGTACACGCCGGTGGCGATGCTGTTCTTGGGGATCGTGAGGTAGGTGATGCCCTTGTTGATCTGCTGGTTGCGCAAGGTGGCCATGCCCTTGCTGTGCGCGTCCATCAGCGTCACATCGTACACGCCCTCCACGGTGCTGCTCACCATCAGGTTCACCTCGGTGCCATTGTCCCAAACGTTCACCAGTTCAGTGCCATCAACAACATCGCAACCTGCGCTCACCAAATTGGTGTAGTTGGCCGCACCATCGTTGTCCACCTGCTTCAGGCGGTAGTAGGCGGTCGTGCTGCTCAGGTCGCTGTCCACGAAGCTGTACTGCACCGTCTCCTGGCTATTGCCACTTCCGTTCACCACGCCGATCATGTTCCAAGCTACCCCGTCCGTGCTCTTTTCCACCTCGAAGTGGCTGTTGTTCGTCTCACTGGCCGTGCTCCACTTCAGCTCCACGCGGCTGTCCACGCAGGTGCCATCGAAGGAGGTGAGTTCGACAGGGAGGGGATTGTTGAGGTCGGACAGGGTCCATGAACGGAAAAACTGGGCCGAAGGCACGTTGGCAACTACTGTGCTCGTAGCGACAAGATTCGTATAAGCACTGGTAGGCAGATAATCCGCCCAGTGGTTGTTGGTGTTATTGAACCGTTGGGCCGCCAAAGTGGTGGCCGCAGTAATCGTATTGCCCGGCGTGATCTCGGCAGTTACGTTGGTGAACGTAATGTCCGCGCTAGGATTGGTAGTGTACGCAAAGCCAGCTGCCTTGGTATCCAAGATCCAGAAGCGATCAACTGCCAGAGGAGAACCTGAGTTGAATGATGTGTTCGTCATGTTATCCGAAACGTGAGTAACATCACTTGGCCGGTACTGGAAGTTGTCCCATTGCGCGACTGTCGCACCATAGTTGTACGTAGCAAAGACCGTAGATCCCGCGCCAGCGCCCGCTCCAGTGATCGCATAGGTCAGCCGGATATTGGTATTACCAACCGGCGAGTTGAAAGGGACGAAGTAGGAGCCAACAGCGGTCCCAGTTGCCCAGCGGATCCTGTTGTACTCACTCTCCGAACGAATACCCGCCGACGTTGCCAGGTTCGGCAGGTTGGGGATCCCCACAGGACTGTTATGGTCGATTACCAACCACGTCTGATTGCCCGGACCAGGAGCATTCACCCCGCCGTTGTTGTTCATCACCATGTAGATGCTACCGGCTGTGTTATCGAACACGATGCGGGCTTGACCGAAGGTGCTCAGCACGGTGGCGAGTGCTGTGGAGGTGAGTAGTGTTCTCATCATGGCAACGTCAAATGTAGTCCGCACGGAACCCCGTGCAAGACTGTTCTGAAACCTTTTTTGTCAAGTCACCGTCGCTCCCTATGGCCGGGCACATGTTCGAGGGGGAACACCCATGGCCAATGCTAAGGCCTCGTGCGATGGAGCGCATGCGGGGGAGGGATGGGGCCGGTGCCAAAGCGCTTAGGTGACGTTGGTTAGACGGGGGGGCGGAAAGGAGGTTGCCCCGTGGGGATATCTTGCCCCTGCCATGCTTGCGAAAGTCGAGGCCATTGTTTCCGGAACGCCCAACTGGCGTGCATTGCGGAGGTTTTCAACCGCCCAAGCGGTCCGCCTGCGGAACGGGGGCGGATGGTTGATGGGGTTGGGCGCAGCCCGGGTTGTGGAGCACGGCGCCCCCGGCGCAGCTTTCCACGCGCTGGGCAGATTTTGCGCCGGAGCGGCAGGGCCGGTCTTTTTCCAAGTGGCCTACGGTGCGGGGGAAGAGGTGGTGCAGGGGCTCCGTTTGAAGCCGCCTGCACAGCCGGGGCCTTGCATGCTGGCCTTTGCGCCCCGCTTCATTGTACGCTGGGCCGGTGATCTGTGTGCCGTCGAACACGAAGCCAACGACCGTTTTCAAGCCGAAGAACTGTTGAAGGCCCTCACCGAAGGGGCCGAAGTGTCGGCGCCCACAAGCACCGAGTGGTCCGTTCCTGACCGCGCCACCTACCTCTCCGGGGTGGGGGAACTGATGGAGCACATCCAGCGTGGCGACATCTACGAGGTGAACTACTGCACAGAGCGGAACGCCGTGGACCCGGCCTTCGACCCCTACGATGCTTTCCACAGGCTCGATGCGCGTTTGCAAGCGGCGCATGCGGCATTTGCGAAGCACGATGGGCGCTATGCCCTGTGCCAAAGCCCGGAGCTATTCCTGGATGTTACGGGCCGCAGGGTCCGTGGTGAACCCATGAAGGGGACGCGGCCACGTCAGGATGATCCGATCGTGGACGCTCAGCTGGCCCGCGAGCTTGCCGCCGATCCGAAGGAGCGCAGCGAGAACATCATGGCGGTGGATGTGCTGCGCCACGACCTTAGCCAAGTGAGCATGCCGGGCTCTGTGCAGGTTCCGGACCTTTGCCGGGTGCGCACCATACCTGCGGTCCACCAAATGATCAGCATTGTTGCGGCCGACCTGCTGCCCGGAAAAGACGCGATGGATGCCATGAGGGTTTGCTTCCCCCCGGCAAGCATGACGGGCGCCCCGAAACGCCGGGCCATGGAACTGATCGATGCCCATGAGGAGCGCGGGCGTGGTCTTTACTCGGGCACTATCGGTGTAGTGGATCCGGACGGTAGCGCGCACATGAACGTGGTTATCCGGACGATCCTGTTCGACGCATCCACGGGTCGGCTGTCGCTGAGCACGGGCAGTGCGCTCACGGCCACCTGCGACCCGCTGAAGGAATGGGACGAGTGCGAGGTAAAGGCCCGCTCGGTAATTGATGCGCTGCACCATGGAGGCTGAGGTATTGCGCTACATGCGTCTGCACGGCATGCCGATGCCGCCGGCCGCCATTTGGGTGGCTGTGAGCGGAGGCGCGGACAGCATGGTGCTGCTGCAGGTGCTGGAACGGCTGGGTTTTGTCTGCCGTGCGGCCCATGCCGACCATGGTTTGCGCGGTGCAGAGAGCGAGGCGGATCGTGCGTTCGTTGTTGACCAATGCGGTCGGATGGGCATCGGGGTGGAGACCACGACGCTCGATGTTGTCGCACACGTCAAGGCCGGGAACTTTTCCGTTGAAATGGCCGCTCGTGAGCTGCGCTACGCTTGGTTCAGGACGTTGCTGGCGGGCGGACCCGGCCAAATGGCTTTGGGCCACCATGCCGACGATGCCGTGGAAACCCTTCTCCTGAACTTGATGCGCGGGCCCGGCTTCAAAGGATGGGAGGGCATTGCGCCAGTGGCCGGTCCGTTCTTCCGCCCGTTGATGGCCGTGGATCGCACGGCTGTTCGGGCCTACGCCGCTGAACACCATGTGCCTTACCGCGAAGACAGCAGCAATACCGACCCTGCTTTCCTGCGCAACCGCGTGCGGCACGAACTCATCCCGCTCATGGAGCAGTTGCGCGCGGGCAGCACAAAAGTGATGGCGCGCAGCCTGCCGGACCTGGCGGAACTGGTGGCGCTAGGTGAAGCCGAGCTGGAAGCCGAGCTGCAACATCTGCCGGTCATTGCCAGTGATGACGTGGTGTTGTCCAAGGACCGCATCCTGCGTTCGCGTGTGCCGCGTGCTCTGTTGCTGCGCCTGCTTGCGCCGCATGGCTTCCATCCTTCGGTCATCGACCAGCTGCATCTGGCCCTTCTGGAAGGCTCTGTCGGCGCGCGTTTCTACGGGACCGCCTACCGGATCACCGTTGAGCGGGATACGATCGTACTGGAGTGCCAGCCTGCTGCGCCCGCTCCAATGGGCAGCATTGCTGCGGACCTTTCCACCGATGCGCCGCTCGGCCTCTCCATGCGTTATTGCAACCCACAGGATGAAGGGGTTCTGCGTACCCCTACCGTTGCCCGGCTCGATGCCGACAACGTGCACTTCCCCTTGCTCGTGCGCCCTTGGCGGCCCGGCGACCGCATGCGCCCGATGGGGCTTGGGGGCAGCAAGCTCATCAGCGACATCCTCACCGACGCCAAGGTTCCCAACACCGAGCGGGCTCGGCAGCGTGTGGTCGTTTCAGGGAACGAGATCGTTTGGTTGGTCGGCCACCGCGTCGCGGAAGGGCACGGTACAAGGGAGTCCACCCAGCGGGTGTTGGAGCTGTCGGTGGTGTAGGCGTGGATCGGTTGCCCCATTACCTTACAACCCCAACCGTAGAGCCAATGATCTCCAATCATGCCGTTGCGATCCCCAAGGAACGTGTGGCCGACCTGGTGTTCCCGCGCGAACCCGTGCAGTTGAGCGACGAGCACCGTCAGCGCTTGGACAGCAAGATCCAGCGTGCCCTGCAACTCGGCAATGCTGAGCACGGCAAGTGCCGCATCCTCTTCAAGGACGCTGAGGGCTTGAAGGTGGTGGAGACAACGGTGTGGTCGTTCGACAAGGACAACATCGTGCTCAAGTACGGCCTTACGATACCGGTGTCGCGCGTGCTTGATATCGAAATGCCCTAGTGGCGTTAAGCGCTGTTAAGCCCTTGTCTGTCGCGGTTGGATGGGATCCCACTGAGGCAGGCCCGGAAGTGAAAGGCTGGCGATCGTCGCCGTCTATTTTCGCCGCCATCATGCTTCGCCCCGCCCTAACGTTGTTGGCCTTTGGAACGCTGGTCGTTTCCACTGCGGCCCAAGGACCCGCGCAGAAAGTGCCGGTGGCATGGAGCACAACCGTGGAGACTTCCGGCAAGGAGGTGCTGTTGAAGGCCACGGCCCGCATCGATGAGGGCTGGCATGTTTACGCCCTTACCCTTCCCAGCGACCAAGGCCCACTTCCCACGGTGCTCACGTTCGAGCCGAGCAAGGCGTATGCGCTGGTGGGTGGTGTTGCGGAGCCGAAGCCTGAGGAAGTCGAAGACCCCAACTTCATGATGCTCGTGAGGCACCACTCCCACGATCCGGTGTTCGTGCAGAAAGTGGCGCGAACAGGGAGCGAAGCGTTCGAAGTGAAAGCGACGGTGGAGTACATGGCCTGCAACAACAGCATGTGCCTGCCACCGGTGCAAGTGCCCCTCGTGTTCCACGTTGAAGCCGCAGTGAAGTGATGAAGAAGTTCCTGGGTCTTGCCGTTGCGGTCGTTGTTGTGCTCGTCTGTGTTTGGGCAGGCTGTGGAAAGCAGGCTGCGGGGCCGACCAGCTGTGATCCGATCAAGTTGGACCCCGCCATGGACAAAGTGGCTTGGTGCGTGCGTGCCGAGAACACAGGCGGAACAGCGTACGACATCGTTTTCCATGCGGCCATCGATGAAGGATGGTCCGTGTACTCCGTTGAGAACTTCGGTGATGCCGGCCCGTTGCCCAGCCGGTTCGAATTCGATACGCTGGGCCATGTGGTGATCAAGCCAGGGGTAGTGGAGAAAAGCGAACACACCGTGCAAGGGCACGATGCCGTGTTCGACATGGAGGTGAAGAAGTTCAAGCACGATGTGGATTTCGTGCGGCACTTCGAGACCAGCGGCGGCGAGTTCCCCGTTACCGGCCAGTTCGAGTACATGACCTGCAACAACGAGATGTGCCTGCCGCCGGCCCTCGTGTTCTGGCGTGTAGTGCCGGACAGTGGCACGTTCCAGCTCAGCCCGGTGCCTTTCGACTTGTCGGGCATTCCGGTGAAGACCTGCGCCGACGGCACCTACAAGATGAAGTCGGTGGACCTGGAGAGGCCAGTTGTGTCGGGCCCGTCCAAGGACAACCCTGCCGGCTTGTTGGCGATTTTCCTTCTCGGCTTTGCCGGTGGGCTTGTAGCGCTGATAACGCCATGTGTCTTCCCAATGGTGCCCCTCACGGTGAGCTTTTTCACAAAAGGAAGCGAGGATAAGCGAAAGGGTTTGATGAACGCCATCCTCTATGGCACGTTCATCTTTGTCATCTATGCCGCCTTCAGCATTCCGTTCCATTTGATCGGTTCCGTGAATCCGCAGATCTTCAACGAGATCAGCACGAACCCCTGGCTGAACATCTTCTTCTTCGTCATCTTCATCGTGTTCGCCATCTCGTTCCTAGGCTACTTCGAGATCACGCTGCCCAGTAGTTGGGTGAACAAGATGGACAGCAATGCCAGCAAGTTCGGTGGCAGCTTGGGCATCTTCTTTATGGCTCTGACGCTAGTCCTAGTCTCATTCTCTTGCACAGGCATGATTCTCGGTTCATTGTTGGCTGGAGCGCTCACCAGCGATGGTGGCCCAATGCAACTGACAATGGGACTTTCGGGTTTCGGTCTGGCTTTGGCGTTGCCTTTCGTACTCTTCGCTCTATTCCCCGGTTGGCTCAACAATCTTCCGCGCAGTGGTGGTTGGCTCGATACGGTGAAGAAGGTGCTCGGCTTCGTGGAACTGGCCTTGGCGGTGAAGTTCCTCAGCAACGCCGACCTGGTGATGAACTGGGGCCTGCTGAAGCGTGAGGTGTTCATCGGTCTGTGGATCATCATCGGTATTGCGCTCGTGCTGTATTTGATCGGGCGCCTGCGCTTGCCGCACGATGTGAAAGGAGCGCCGATCAGCAAAGGGCGTTGGACCACGGCGGTGCTCGTGTTTTCTTTCGTGGTGTACCTGGTTCCTGGTCTTACCAATGCTCCGTGGCGTAACCTCAAATTGCTGAGCGGCTTCCCACCACCGCTGTTCTACAGCCTTTACGAGCAAAAG
Protein-coding sequences here:
- a CDS encoding thioredoxin family protein, translated to MDKVAWCVRAENTGGTAYDIVFHAAIDEGWSVYSVENFGDAGPLPSRFEFDTLGHVVIKPGVVEKSEHTVQGHDAVFDMEVKKFKHDVDFVRHFETSGGEFPVTGQFEYMTCNNEMCLPPALVFWRVVPDSGTFQLSPVPFDLSGIPVKTCADGTYKMKSVDLERPVVSGPSKDNPAGLLAIFLLGFAGGLVALITPCVFPMVPLTVSFFTKGSEDKRKGLMNAILYGTFIFVIYAAFSIPFHLIGSVNPQIFNEISTNPWLNIFFFVIFIVFAISFLGYFEITLPSSWVNKMDSNASKFGGSLGIFFMALTLVLVSFSCTGMILGSLLAGALTSDGGPMQLTMGLSGFGLALALPFVLFALFPGWLNNLPRSGGWLDTVKKVLGFVELALAVKFLSNADLVMNWGLLKREVFIGLWIIIGIALVLYLIGRLRLPHDVKGAPISKGRWTTAVLVFSFVVYLVPGLTNAPWRNLKLLSGFPPPLFYSLYEQKNECPEGVTCYHTLAEGLEQAKRTDRMVMIDFTGWACVNCRKMEETVWTEPAIHEILAKQVVLVSLYVDDKRELPQTEQHVYINCAGKKTFIRSIGDQWSNLELESFEQASQPLYVLLSPDGKLLTDPVGYTPDEDEYAAFFARGLQGMERLKGVATK